Genomic window (Balnearium lithotrophicum):
TTTTTTTTACAACTATACTAATATATTAGTTAATTTTTATGAAAGAGGTAAACTAATTTCAAGTTCCGTTAAATTCAGCATCCCCAAATCAACACATGGCTTATTTTTACCATGAAAATCTGAACCTCCTGTAATAAATAAACTGAGCTCTTCAGACATTTCCTTTAAAATCCTTACATCGGGAGCTCCATGCCTGTAGTGGTAAACTTCCACTCCGCCAAGTCCTAACTCCTTTGCCTTTCTCAGGAAGCAGTAAACTTCCCTGTAAGAGATGTTCATCGTAACAGGATGGGCAATGACAGGAATTCCTCCTGATTCAACTATCAATCTCAAAACTTCCCTGTAATCCAACTTTTTCCTATCAACACCTAATGACGATAAAAAATCTATCGCTTCTTCTCTCTCTTCAAAGTGACCTAAATCAATTAATACCCTCGCTAAATTGGGCTTTCCAAAGTTTTCTCCAAACTCCTTCACCATCTCCTCGTAACTAATCGAATATCCCTTCTCTTCAAGCCTGAAGCAGAGCTCCCTGTTTCTCTCAATCCTTGAGTTTCTGAAAAACTCCACAAGCTGTTTCATCGAGGGAGAGTTTGGATTAAAGTGGTAACCTAAAATGTGGAGTTCCCTCCTTCCCTCTCCCAAAAATGATGTATCTGCAGTAACTTCAATTCCCGGAATTACGTTAATTCCTAATTCCTTTCCCTTTTTAATAGCCTCTTCTATACCTGAAACTGTGTCGTGGTCGGTGAGGGATAGGTGCTTTATTCCCCTCCTCTTTGCAAGTTCAACGATTTCAGATGGAGTCAACGTTCCGTCAGAATGGGTTGAGTGGCAGTGGAGATCTACCTTCTGCAGAGAAATGCTGTCCATTCTCCCTTACTCCTTTGAGATTCTAACTTAAAACCTACCCCTTCAACCTCCTTTAAAAACTCCCCAGCCTGAGACTTTAAAATTCCAGAGAAAATAGCTGTATTTTTTGTTCTCTTGTAAATTTCCTCTAAAAGTGGAGAAAGTAGGTGCTTTTCAATATTTGCAACCACAACGTCAAATTTGCCTGAAACACTATCAATGCTACCTTGAACAAACTCCACTCCCGATATACCACTTAAGGAACTATTTCTCTCAACTTCCTCTTCAATTCCCTCCTGAATATCACAGGCAACGACTCTTCCTGCACCTAACTTTTTGGCAAGGATGGAGAGAATTCCACTTCCCGTTCCAACATCTAAAAAGGAAATTCCCGGCTTTAAAGTTTCTTCCATGTATTCAATAACCAACTGAGTTGTCTCGTGGGTTCCCGTTCCAAATCCCCTTCCTGGGTGGATGTAGATAACTACGGAGTTTTCTGGTTCCTTAAATTTTCCCTTTTCCCAGGAGGGAACAATCCAAATCCCCTTTGTTATCTGAACGGGTTTATAGTACTTCTTCCACTCCTCGTTCCAATCCCTGTCCTCTAAGAAATTTTCCTCAATTACGTACTTAGAAATGTCATCTGGAATTTCAACTTCCTGTCTAAAGTAGACTCTGAATAGAACTTCTTCACTCTCTGAAACTATTTCAGTTCCGAGAGTTCCTAAAACAAAAACTTCGTCGGACAACCTTTCAAATTCATTCCTTGGAACCTTAAGTAAAATCTCCTTATACCTCAACATAAATCCTCCTAACCCTCTGGCTGATAGAGCACATCAATTCGTAAGGAATCTTGCCTATTTCTTTTGAAACTTCCTTAAATGGAATTTCCTCTCCATAAATAATAGCTGTATCATCCTTCTCAACTTTAACGTTATTAACAGAAACTACCGTCATATCCATACAGACCTTTCCTCTAATGGGGCACAGCTCTCCATTTAAAAGAAATTTCCCTCTGTTCGAGAGCTCCCTCGGATAGCCATCGGCATACCCAAAGCTCACAACAGCAATTCTCTCCTTTTTATTAGTTCTATAAGTTCTTGAATAGGAAACTGAAAAGTTTGGAGGGAGTTCCTTAACGGTTAAAACTTTTGCCTTTACCTCCATTACCTGTTCTAACTTAGGGTAGCCTTCACATGGCTCTACACCGTAGAGTGAAAGGCCTACCCTTGAATGGGTTAAAATTCCATTAAGCTTGAACCTTACAGCTGCACTGTTTTCCGAGTGAACTTCAACTTTATTAAATTTCCTCTTTAATTTATCAACAAAGGATTTAAACTTTTTCAACTGAAATTTTGTGTATTCGTAGTCCTCATCTGCAGAGGAAAAGTGGGTCATAACACCTATAAGTTTCGTTTCCCGAATCTCCTCTAAGAGTTTGTTCCATTCAGACTCTAAAAATCCTAATCTTCCCATACCCGTATCAATCTTAAGGTGGAAGGAAACAGAGAGCTCCTTAACAAGTTTAAGCTCATCAAAATCGTAGACAACGGGCGTTAACCGGTACTCCTTTAAAAACTTTTTTCCCTCTGAAATTGTTGAAGACATAACGAGTATAGGTTTCTTTATCCCCGACTGACGGAGCTCTGCCCCTTCTTCGTAGGTTGCAACACAGAAACCGTAAACAGAGGTATTTTCCTCCAAAGTCTTTGCAACTTGTACACTTCCATGGCCGTAAGCATTTGCCTTAACAACAGCATAAATTCTCTTTTTTGAAAGTTCTTCTATCTTCTTGAAGTTTCTAATTAACCTGTCCAAGTGAACTTCAGCCCACCTAAGCATCTACTACCTTTTTAACGAGGAGTTTGTTTCCCTTAATTCCAACAACTTTAACCTTGTCCCCATAGTTTAGCTTCTCCTCACTGTAAGCGTTCCAGACCTCCTCCCCTCCTGCACCCAAGGGAAACCTTATCTGATAAGTGAAATCGTCCGTTTGAGAGACAACAATTCCCTCCTGCGATTTAATCTCATTTAGAACTTCACGTATTCCCTTAATTTTCCTAACGTACTTAAAGCTCAAGTAGTAGAGAATACCAGTTGTCAGTGTAAATATTACGAGAGCTCCAAATATCCCTTTAAAAACAACTAAATAAATCCCTGAGAGGATAAAACCGAAACCTATTGGAAATACGTAAGCCGTAAAGAAGGAGAGTTCAAGAATTAGAAGGATTAATCCAAGGAAAAAGAGGGCTATTCCCAACTTAACTTCCATTCTTCTTCCCTATTAAATCTAAAAGTGAATCAACAGACGGAGGTAAAAGAACAATTTTTGAGTTTTTTGAAGATGCCATTTTTTCAACGGACTTAACAAAGTCGTCACCTAACAAGAACTTTCCTGCAAGTTCTGGATTGCCAACGGCTTCAATAACACTTTTAACGGCATTTGCTCTTGCTTGACCTATCCTCTCTATTGCCTCTGCTTCCTGCCACTTTGCAAGTTTGTATCCCTCTGCTTCAAGAACTGCAGCCTTTTTCTTACCCTCTGCCTCGGTTACCATTGCCCTCTTCTTCCTGTCTGCCTCTATGAGCATGCTCATTGCCTGAACGATGTTAGCTGGAGGCTCAATCTCCTTTACTTCAACTCTGTTTATTAGGATTCCCCAAGTTCTTGAAGCTCCCTGAAGAACCTCCTTAATTTTTGCATTTATCTTGTCACGGGACGATAGAATCTCGTCCAACTCCATACTTCCTATGATGTCCCTCAGGTTCGTCTGAATCGTTTGAATTATTGCATATTCAAGGTCTTCAATGTTGTAAACTGCATCCTCAGGTTTTACAACTGTAAAGTAGCAAACGGCATCAATTCTAACCAAAACGTTGTCCTTTGTTATTACCTCCTGTTTTGGAATGTCCAAAACCCTTTCCTTCAGGCTTACCTTAGCTCTGACTTTATCAAAAAATGGGAGAATTAAGTGGAGACCTGCTGTTAAGGTTCTGTGGTACTTTCCTAATCTCTCAACAATCCAAGCCTCCTTTTGAGGGACAACCTTTACGCAGGTTGCTAAGATAACTACAGAAAAAGCAAGAAGGACTATTAAAAGAGGAATAATATTTTCCACTTCATCTCCAAAAAAACGTTTCCCTAATTCTACTCCTTCCTCTGATAGAATTCGCCAAAAATACCTTTAAGGAGGTAGTATGAAACCTGTTAGAGCCCTCATCTCCGTTTCAGACAAGAGAGGAATTGTTGATTTTGCTAAAGAACTTAATGAATTGGGAATTGAAATTGTATCAACAGGTGGTACAGCAAGGCTTTTAAAGGAATCCGGAATACCTGTTCGTGAGATTTCAGACCTTACAGGATTCCCGGAAATCATGGAGGGAAGGGTTAAGACGCTCCACCCTAAGGTTCACGGAGGAATACTTGCGGACAGAAGTAAGGATGAACACTTAAGGGCCATGAGAGAGTTAGAAATAGAGCCAATAGACATGGTTGTTGTAAATCTCTATCCATTTAAAGAAACTGTGAAAAAGGGAGCAGATTTAGATGAAATAATTGAAAACATCGATATTGGTGGTCCTACAATGGTAAGGGCTGCTGCAAAGAACTTTAAGCACGTTGCAATAGTAACAGACCCTGAAGACTATGAAAGAATTATCAACGAACTGAAAGAGACGGGGGAAATTTCGCTTAAGACAAGGTTTTACCTTGCAAGGAAGGCCTTTAACTTAACTGCCCACTACGATGCTGTAATTTCAGACTACCTCTTTTCAATAGATGAAGAGGGTAAAAAAGTAGGCTGTAGGGAACTTAGAAATCCACTAACAATTACCTTTGAAAAGGTTCAGGACTTAAGGTACGGAGAGAATCCCCACCAGAGGGGAGCTTTCTACAGGGAAGTTTTTGTCACTGAACCCTGCGTTACAAGGGCAAGGAAGCTCCACGGTGAGAAGGAGCTTTCATTCAACAACATTTACGACTTGGACGGAGCTCTCAACTTAGCCCTTGAGTTTGACCCTGTGAAGGAGGGAATTTCCTGTGCAATCATAAAACACGCAAACCCCTGTGGAGTTGCATTAGGAAAAACGCCAGAGGAGGCCTACGAGAGAGCTCTGAAAGTTGACCCCCTATCTGCATTTGGTGGAATAATAGCCTTTAACAGCAGAGTAACCCCTGAAGCAGCAAGACTGATAGTTGAGAGGTTTTACGAGTGTATCATTGCCCCAGACTACGATGAAGAGGCTTTGGAAATCCTGAAAACGAAGAAAAACTTAAGGGTTTTAACAACAGACGGACTGAACGGCTTAAAGAACAGGGGAGAGGATTCACCGTTTGACTACAGAAGGGTTGTTGGAGGACTTTTGGTTCAGGATAGGGACTTGATGACCCTTGACCCTGAAAAGCTAAAGGTGGTAACTGACAGGGAGCCAACAGAGAAGGAGTGGGAGGATTTAATATTTGCTTTTAAGGTTGTTAAGTGGGTTAAGTCAAACTCTGTCGTTTACGCTAAGGATAAAGTAGCCGTAGGAATAGGTGTAGGACAAACATCAAGAGTTGATTCTGCCCGCTGTGCGGCAGAAAAGGCAAAGCTAATGGGAATTGACCTTTCAGGCTCAGTTTTAGCATCAGAGGCCTTTTTCCCCTTTAGGGACAGCATTGATGAGGCAGCAAAGGTTGGCGTTACGGCAGTGATTCAGCCGGGAGGTTCCATAAGGGATAAGGAGGTTATACAAGCTGCAAACGAACATGGAATGGCCATGGTCTTTGCAGGAATTAGACACTTTAGACATTAGTAGTGTATAATTTCGTTGAAAACCGAAAAAAGGAGGATTGAATGAACAAGAAATTAGAGGAACTTTTAGAGTTAGGTTTTAAGTTTCACGGCCACAAGTGTCCCGCAATGCCAATGGGACTCAGGGCTGGATTAAAAGCCATGGAAGTTTTAGGAGTGGAAAGGGCTCAAGACAAGGAGCTCTACGTAATTGCAGAAACGGGTAAGGGGCACGCAGCAGGCTGTTTCTTGGATGGAATCATGGTGGCAACGGGATGTACCTACGGGAAGTCAAACATCGAAAAGAAGTACTGGGACAAGATGGCATTTACCCTAATTGATACGGAAACAAACAGAGCTGTTAGGGTCTCTTTAAAGCCAAAGTTCTTTGAACAGGCTTTGAAGTCCCCGTTTGTGGAAATGAGAAAAAAAGGGATTCCTCCTCAGGACATACCTTACGAGGTGCTTAAACCCCTTTTGGACAAAATTCTCACAATGCCTGAGGAACAGTTCTTGGATATAAGTGAGGTTTTTGAGTACAAACTTGAGAGAAAACCGGGATGCTTCAAAGCTGAACCATGTGCTATCTGTGGTGAAATGACTTTTGAGAAGGCTTTAAGGGTAAAGGGCGGAAAACACGTATGTATTCCGTGTTCGGGATACGAAAAGTAAGGGGGGGAAGCTTTCCCCCTTTTAATCAGGAAGTCTATCGTAACCTGAGAGTTTATCCTCCAACTCCTTAACTCCAATCGGAACAACTTTTCTAATCCTTTCGAGGAGAGCTCTATCCTCTAAAACCCTTGCGGCCACTTCACTCTTTGTAAACTTGTAGTGCTTTGAAAGCAAGGACTTTAAAACGTCGTAGTCCCTCGGCTCCAA
Coding sequences:
- a CDS encoding PHP domain-containing protein encodes the protein MDSISLQKVDLHCHSTHSDGTLTPSEIVELAKRRGIKHLSLTDHDTVSGIEEAIKKGKELGINVIPGIEVTADTSFLGEGRRELHILGYHFNPNSPSMKQLVEFFRNSRIERNRELCFRLEEKGYSISYEEMVKEFGENFGKPNLARVLIDLGHFEEREEAIDFLSSLGVDRKKLDYREVLRLIVESGGIPVIAHPVTMNISYREVYCFLRKAKELGLGGVEVYHYRHGAPDVRILKEMSEELSLFITGGSDFHGKNKPCVDLGMLNLTELEISLPLS
- a CDS encoding 50S ribosomal protein L11 methyltransferase, which translates into the protein MLRYKEILLKVPRNEFERLSDEVFVLGTLGTEIVSESEEVLFRVYFRQEVEIPDDISKYVIEENFLEDRDWNEEWKKYYKPVQITKGIWIVPSWEKGKFKEPENSVVIYIHPGRGFGTGTHETTQLVIEYMEETLKPGISFLDVGTGSGILSILAKKLGAGRVVACDIQEGIEEEVERNSSLSGISGVEFVQGSIDSVSGKFDVVVANIEKHLLSPLLEEIYKRTKNTAIFSGILKSQAGEFLKEVEGVGFKLESQRSKGEWTAFLCRR
- the alr gene encoding alanine racemase; the protein is MLRWAEVHLDRLIRNFKKIEELSKKRIYAVVKANAYGHGSVQVAKTLEENTSVYGFCVATYEEGAELRQSGIKKPILVMSSTISEGKKFLKEYRLTPVVYDFDELKLVKELSVSFHLKIDTGMGRLGFLESEWNKLLEEIRETKLIGVMTHFSSADEDYEYTKFQLKKFKSFVDKLKRKFNKVEVHSENSAAVRFKLNGILTHSRVGLSLYGVEPCEGYPKLEQVMEVKAKVLTVKELPPNFSVSYSRTYRTNKKERIAVVSFGYADGYPRELSNRGKFLLNGELCPIRGKVCMDMTVVSVNNVKVEKDDTAIIYGEEIPFKEVSKEIGKIPYELMCSISQRVRRIYVEV
- a CDS encoding NfeD family protein; the protein is MEVKLGIALFFLGLILLILELSFFTAYVFPIGFGFILSGIYLVVFKGIFGALVIFTLTTGILYYLSFKYVRKIKGIREVLNEIKSQEGIVVSQTDDFTYQIRFPLGAGGEEVWNAYSEEKLNYGDKVKVVGIKGNKLLVKKVVDA
- a CDS encoding SPFH domain-containing protein, whose amino-acid sequence is MENIIPLLIVLLAFSVVILATCVKVVPQKEAWIVERLGKYHRTLTAGLHLILPFFDKVRAKVSLKERVLDIPKQEVITKDNVLVRIDAVCYFTVVKPEDAVYNIEDLEYAIIQTIQTNLRDIIGSMELDEILSSRDKINAKIKEVLQGASRTWGILINRVEVKEIEPPANIVQAMSMLIEADRKKRAMVTEAEGKKKAAVLEAEGYKLAKWQEAEAIERIGQARANAVKSVIEAVGNPELAGKFLLGDDFVKSVEKMASSKNSKIVLLPPSVDSLLDLIGKKNGS
- the purH gene encoding bifunctional phosphoribosylaminoimidazolecarboxamide formyltransferase/IMP cyclohydrolase, which encodes MKPVRALISVSDKRGIVDFAKELNELGIEIVSTGGTARLLKESGIPVREISDLTGFPEIMEGRVKTLHPKVHGGILADRSKDEHLRAMRELEIEPIDMVVVNLYPFKETVKKGADLDEIIENIDIGGPTMVRAAAKNFKHVAIVTDPEDYERIINELKETGEISLKTRFYLARKAFNLTAHYDAVISDYLFSIDEEGKKVGCRELRNPLTITFEKVQDLRYGENPHQRGAFYREVFVTEPCVTRARKLHGEKELSFNNIYDLDGALNLALEFDPVKEGISCAIIKHANPCGVALGKTPEEAYERALKVDPLSAFGGIIAFNSRVTPEAARLIVERFYECIIAPDYDEEALEILKTKKNLRVLTTDGLNGLKNRGEDSPFDYRRVVGGLLVQDRDLMTLDPEKLKVVTDREPTEKEWEDLIFAFKVVKWVKSNSVVYAKDKVAVGIGVGQTSRVDSARCAAEKAKLMGIDLSGSVLASEAFFPFRDSIDEAAKVGVTAVIQPGGSIRDKEVIQAANEHGMAMVFAGIRHFRH
- a CDS encoding FmdE family protein gives rise to the protein MNKKLEELLELGFKFHGHKCPAMPMGLRAGLKAMEVLGVERAQDKELYVIAETGKGHAAGCFLDGIMVATGCTYGKSNIEKKYWDKMAFTLIDTETNRAVRVSLKPKFFEQALKSPFVEMRKKGIPPQDIPYEVLKPLLDKILTMPEEQFLDISEVFEYKLERKPGCFKAEPCAICGEMTFEKALRVKGGKHVCIPCSGYEK